One part of the Populus alba chromosome 18, ASM523922v2, whole genome shotgun sequence genome encodes these proteins:
- the LOC118051282 gene encoding LOW QUALITY PROTEIN: ammonium transporter 2 member 5-like (The sequence of the model RefSeq protein was modified relative to this genomic sequence to represent the inferred CDS: deleted 2 bases in 1 codon): MSNIDTAFPPNLLPDEASPEWFNKADNAWQLTAAALVGLQSIPGLMILYGGGVKEKMGCEFTITWGYRMSFGSKLLPFWGEANVALDQEYLLDQAFLGKFPNATMVYFRSVFAAITLILIAGAVLGRMNIYAWMIFVPQWLTFSYTFTAFSVWCPDGFLAKMGLIDYSGGYVIHLSSGLACYTAAYWVGPRLTKDRERFPPNNILLMLFGAGLLWMGWTGFNGGDPYVVSNDASLAVLNTHLCTATSCLLTWVALDIIFFRKASAIGAVQGMITGLVCITPAAGKSQIQNSELLQEVDDTMAVLHTHAIAGSLGGILTGLFAEPKLNRLFFGSSGHYIGLFYGFDDKSRIGSGVRQMGVQFIGILFVVFVNVVTSSIICILIRLVVPLRMSNEDLEIGDDAAHGEEAYATWGNGERQENSFYRGSINPKMELSVSTNRAARQAEKT; this comes from the exons ATGAGCAATATTGATACTGCCTTCCCTCCTAATTTATTGCCTGATGAGGCCAGTCCAGAGTGGTTTAACAAAGCTGACAATGCATGGCAACTAACAGCAGCAGCACTCGTTGGTTTACAAAGTATTCCAGGGCTAATGATTCTATATGGTGGAGGAGTGAAAGAAAAAATGGGCTGTGAATTCACCATTACATGGGGCTATCGAATGTCCTTTGGCTCTAAGCTTTTACCATTTTGGGGAGAGGCTAATGTTGCTCTTGACCAAGAATATCTTCTAGATCAAGCATTTCTTGGAAAGTTCCCCAATGCAACAATGGTGTATTTCCGATCTGTTTTCGCAGCCATTACTTTGATCTTGATCGCCGGCGCAGTGTTAGGGCGGATGAATATCTATGCCTGGATGATTTTTGTTCCTCAGTGGCTAACGTTTTCGTACACTTTCACAGCTTTTAGTGTGTGGTGTCCTGATGGTTTTCTCGCTAAG ATGGGACTCATAGATTACTCTGGTGGCTACGTGATTCATTTGTCTTCAGGCTTAGCCTGTTACACAGCAGCATATTGG GTCGGTCCACGTCTAACGAAAGACAGAGAGAGATTTCCTCCAAACAACATCCTTCTTATGTTATTTGGGGCAGGATTGCTTTGGATGGGCTGGACAGGATTCAACGGAGGAGATCCTTATGTAGTAAGCAACGATGCTTCTTTGGCAGTCTTGAACACTCATTTATGTACTGCTACTAGCTGCTTGCTTACTTGGGTCGCTCTTGACATCATATTTTTCCGCAAAGCTTCTGCTATTGGTGCAGTCCAAGGCATGATCACTGGTTTAGTTTGCATCACCCCAGCTGCTGGTAA GTCCCAGATTCAGAATTCAGAACTACTTCAAGAGGTTGACGACACAATGGCTGTTCTGCATACACATGCCATTGCTGGTAGCCTTGGTGGTATCCTTACAGGTCTTTTCGCCGAGCCGAAGCTAAACAGGTTGTTCTTCGGGTCCTCTGGACACTACATTGGCCTGTTTTATGGCTTCGATGACAAAAGCAGAATTGGCTCCGGGGTTCGACAGATGGGAGTTCAGTTTATAGGAATCCTGTTTGTTGTCTTTGTTAATGTGGtgacttcta gcataatatgtattttgatacGACTGGTGGTGCCACTAAGAATGTCTAATGAGGATCTGGAGATTGGTGATGATGCTGCTCATGGTGAAGAAGCTTATGCTACCTGGGGCAATGGAGAAAGACAGGAAAACTCTTTTTATCGAGGTTCGATTAATCCTAAAATGGAGCTGTCAGTGAGCACAAATAGGGCTGCTCGTCAAGCTGAGAAGACATAG
- the LOC118051083 gene encoding gibberellin 3-beta-dioxygenase 1, which produces MSPLSEAYRDHPLHLHHIIPLDFDSVQTVPDSHVWPTSHALESDDHLSIPTVDLMDPDAVKLVGHACETWGVFQVINHGIPLDTIGEVESEARRLFSLPTGHKLKALRSPGGATGYGLARISPFFSKQMWHEGFTVMGSPVDHARELWPNDYQRFCDVMEDYQKKMKELAITLMQLILKSLDLSEEEISKVVSPGDASTALQLNSYPFCPDPSRVMGLAPHTDTSLLTILHQSTLNGLEIFKDGVGWVLVSPTNGSLVVNVGDLLHILSNAQFPSVLHRVVSKEKEQRLSLAFFYSPPTDFHVSPLALNPAQVPLYRSVSVREYIHIKGKNLEKALSLFRI; this is translated from the exons ATGAGCCCTCTTTCTGAAGCCTACAGAGACCATCCTCTCCATCTCCACCATATTATACCCCTAGACTTCGATTCGGTTCAGACAGTGCCCGACTCACATGTATGGCCTACGTCCCATGCCCTCGAGTCTGATGACCACTTATCGATACCCACGGTCGATCTCATGGATCCCGATGCGGTGAAACTTGTAGGGCATGCTTGCGAGACATGGGGTGTGTTCCAAGTTATAAACCATGGCATTCCATTGGACACAATAGGTGAAGTTGAGTCCGAGGCTAGAAGACTCTTCTCTCTCCCGACAGGACATAAACTGAAGGCCTTACGGTCTCCTGGCGGAGCCACCGGCTATGGCTTAGCTCGGATTTCGCCATTCTTCAGCAAGCAAATGTGGCATGAAGGGTTTACAGTCATGGGTTCTCCTGTCGATCATGCCAGGGAACTTTGGCCCAATGACTACCAGCGGTTTTG TGATGTAATGGAAGATTATCAGAAGAAAATGAAGGAGCTAGCCATAACCCTAATGCAGCTGATCCTCAAGTCCTTGGACTTGTCTGAAGAAGAAATATCCAAGGTTGTCTCACCTGGAGATGCCAGCACTGCTTTACAGCTGAACTCCTATCCATTCTGTCCCGATCCAAGTCGAGTCATGGGTCTAGCTCCTCACACAGACACCTCCCTCTTGACAATACTGCATCAAAGTACATTAAATGGCTTAGAAATCTTCAAAGATGGAGTTGGTTGGGTTCTTGTGTCTCCTACAAATGGATCACTTGTAGTAAATGTTGGTGATCTCTTGCACATTCTCTCAAATGCTCAGTTCCCGAGCGTTCTTCATCGTGTGGTTTCAAAGGAGAAAGAACAAAGACTGTCCTTGGCTTTCTTTTACAGCCCTCCTACTGATTTCCATGTCTCTCCTCTGGCTTTGAACCCTGCCCAAGTTCCTCTATATCGTTCTGTGTCGGTGAGAGAATACATTCACATCAAGGGGAAGAATCTTGAGAAAGCACTTTCTTTGTTTAGGATTTAG
- the LOC118051081 gene encoding protein TIFY 8 isoform X2, translated as MAVVMTIVQRSKNNNANSDHRNSININNSTATSQEQQKQEVKAMFHDFLGMKATTDSPVVLAPKYKDGSPSASASLGASSGGGRGPLSSTSDLASERQAGNHLEGIPFYGPRSDISGPEISNRLAGSKRSNSDSAFTGPRDGVPQMAHDSIESLHLMKSKRPSSASLSLQPSAGNRLDANVSKWERSIPMGVGAYPTRGGQFVPFTHQVPTNRFRDTNAGPSVISQSAADEGSRTGIKGPGILSSINAGSGISEKNSSGGLSSGGKPKIGIHISEPESSTPASQKGLTSASRQMTIFYGGQAHVFDDVHPNKADVIMALAGSNGGSWSTTYSPKPTARQGSEIFMTSSEYEGGVAANTPFPREFRGRTFVTGNATHAAGSGDRISTPAGGHHGSSIIIAKETRNLVQAREPSNEDK; from the exons ATGGCTGTGGTCATGACAATTGTACAACGAAGCAAAAACAACAATGCCAACTCTGACCATCGtaatagtattaatataaaCAACAGCACTGCAACAAGCCAAgagcaacaaaaacaagaagtgAAGGCAATGTTTCATGATTTCTTAGGCATGAAAGCAACTACAGATTCACCAGTCGTTTTAGCTCCAAAATATAAAGATGGGTCtccttctgcttctgcttcacTTGGGGCTTCTTCTGGTGGTGGCCGTGGACCTCTCTCTTCCACCTCTGATCTAGCTTCTG AAAGGCAGGCTGGGAATCATCTTGAGGGGATTCCATTTTACGGCCCAAGGAGTGATATTTCTGGTCCTGAGATAAGCAACAGATTAGCTGGAAGTAAGCGGAGCAATTCCGATTCCGCCTTTACGGGACCAAGGGACGGGGTTCCGCAAATGGCTCATGATTCCATTGAGAGCCTGCATTTGATGAAG TCAAAGAGGCCGAGTTCTGCATCTCTCTCATTGCAACCTTCTGCTGGCAATAGACTTGATGCCAATGTTTCCAAATGGGAGCGATCCATTCCCATGGGAGTAGGTGCATATCCTACTCGTGGAGGCCAATTTGTTCCTTTTACTCATCAGGTTCCCACAAACAGATTCAGAGATACTAATGCTGGTCCTTCAGTTATCTCTCAATCTGCTGCTGATGAAGGTTCCAGAACTGGGATTAAAGGCCCCGGTATTCTGAGTTCTATAAATGCTGGCAGCGGTATTTCTGAGAAAAATTCATCTGGAGGGCTGTCTAGTGGCGGGAAACCAAAGATTGGGATTCATATTTCAGAGCCAGAATCTTCAACTCCTGCAAG TCAGAAGGGTTTAACATCTGCCAGTCGCCAGATGACTATATTTTATGGTGGTCAAGCTCATGTTTTTGATGATGTCCACCCAAACAAG GCGGATGTTATAATGGCCCTCGCCGGTTCGAACGGAGGATCATGGTCAACAACCTACTCACCAAAACCTACTGCAAGGCAGGGCAGCGAAATTTTCATGACCAGCAGTGAATATGAAGGAGGTGTCGCCGCTAACACGCCATTCCCACGTGAATTTCGCGGGAGGACATTTGTCACCGGCAATGCTACTCATGCAGCCGGCTCTGGTGATCGAATCTCTACACCAGCAG GAGGGCATCATGGCAGCAGCATTATAATAGCTAAAGAGACAAGAAACCTGGTTCAGGCAAGAGAACCCAGTAATGAGGATAAATGA
- the LOC118051081 gene encoding protein TIFY 8 isoform X1 encodes MAVVMTIVQRSKNNNANSDHRNSININNSTATSQEQQKQEVKAMFHDFLGMKATTDSPVVLAPKYKDGSPSASASLGASSGGGRGPLSSTSDLASERQAGNHLEGIPFYGPRSDISGPEISNRLAGSKRSNSDSAFTGPRDGVPQMAHDSIESLHLMKMLKSGGGGEWSRRSTDDEVFYGMQSKRPSSASLSLQPSAGNRLDANVSKWERSIPMGVGAYPTRGGQFVPFTHQVPTNRFRDTNAGPSVISQSAADEGSRTGIKGPGILSSINAGSGISEKNSSGGLSSGGKPKIGIHISEPESSTPASQKGLTSASRQMTIFYGGQAHVFDDVHPNKADVIMALAGSNGGSWSTTYSPKPTARQGSEIFMTSSEYEGGVAANTPFPREFRGRTFVTGNATHAAGSGDRISTPAGGHHGSSIIIAKETRNLVQAREPSNEDK; translated from the exons ATGGCTGTGGTCATGACAATTGTACAACGAAGCAAAAACAACAATGCCAACTCTGACCATCGtaatagtattaatataaaCAACAGCACTGCAACAAGCCAAgagcaacaaaaacaagaagtgAAGGCAATGTTTCATGATTTCTTAGGCATGAAAGCAACTACAGATTCACCAGTCGTTTTAGCTCCAAAATATAAAGATGGGTCtccttctgcttctgcttcacTTGGGGCTTCTTCTGGTGGTGGCCGTGGACCTCTCTCTTCCACCTCTGATCTAGCTTCTG AAAGGCAGGCTGGGAATCATCTTGAGGGGATTCCATTTTACGGCCCAAGGAGTGATATTTCTGGTCCTGAGATAAGCAACAGATTAGCTGGAAGTAAGCGGAGCAATTCCGATTCCGCCTTTACGGGACCAAGGGACGGGGTTCCGCAAATGGCTCATGATTCCATTGAGAGCCTGCATTTGATGAAG ATGCTCAAAAGTGGAGGTGGTGGAGAGTGGTCTAGAAGGTCTACTGATGATGAGGTTTTCTATGGTATGCAGTCAAAGAGGCCGAGTTCTGCATCTCTCTCATTGCAACCTTCTGCTGGCAATAGACTTGATGCCAATGTTTCCAAATGGGAGCGATCCATTCCCATGGGAGTAGGTGCATATCCTACTCGTGGAGGCCAATTTGTTCCTTTTACTCATCAGGTTCCCACAAACAGATTCAGAGATACTAATGCTGGTCCTTCAGTTATCTCTCAATCTGCTGCTGATGAAGGTTCCAGAACTGGGATTAAAGGCCCCGGTATTCTGAGTTCTATAAATGCTGGCAGCGGTATTTCTGAGAAAAATTCATCTGGAGGGCTGTCTAGTGGCGGGAAACCAAAGATTGGGATTCATATTTCAGAGCCAGAATCTTCAACTCCTGCAAG TCAGAAGGGTTTAACATCTGCCAGTCGCCAGATGACTATATTTTATGGTGGTCAAGCTCATGTTTTTGATGATGTCCACCCAAACAAG GCGGATGTTATAATGGCCCTCGCCGGTTCGAACGGAGGATCATGGTCAACAACCTACTCACCAAAACCTACTGCAAGGCAGGGCAGCGAAATTTTCATGACCAGCAGTGAATATGAAGGAGGTGTCGCCGCTAACACGCCATTCCCACGTGAATTTCGCGGGAGGACATTTGTCACCGGCAATGCTACTCATGCAGCCGGCTCTGGTGATCGAATCTCTACACCAGCAG GAGGGCATCATGGCAGCAGCATTATAATAGCTAAAGAGACAAGAAACCTGGTTCAGGCAAGAGAACCCAGTAATGAGGATAAATGA